The following nucleotide sequence is from Peribacillus sp. ACCC06369.
TGAACGTTAACACTATCGGGTTCATGGCGGGTATAGAGAAAAACCCGAAGATTCACTTCGGGTTGCTAAAAATTCATTCTTTATAGTGATTGGATTGATCATTTTGCTCTTCATCAAGTTCTTTTCTTTCCGTTTTATCATCAAGTTTATTTTTTTCCCTTTCAATGGTCTTTGATGGCGTTGGGGTTAAAATATCACCAGGTACCTCAGGAATGACTCGACTTGTGATGTCAGCCAGTTCATTCAGTATCCCTGTTACAGGTTTACCGTCTTTAATATCCTTGGCTACCTCCCTGATCCGTTCATTTAAATCCGGGTCAGCGACGACGATGGCATTTGCACCGTTAGGATCGTGTTTTAAAGTTTCTCCAACTGAGTACTTAATTGTTCCTACCTGTGAACGCTCAATATCTTGGTCAATATCTATTCCGACTATGGCGTATTTGCCAAGTACGACTGCGGTGGCATCGTTAACCTCCGGAATGGAATTAGCCAAACCTGTGAGTCTTGAAGCTGTTTGCTGACCTGTAGTTCTGTCTGCTTCC
It contains:
- a CDS encoding YhcN/YlaJ family sporulation lipoprotein — its product is MQKIVLSIAAVLLMTGCTMDNNNEASENNGKNNITKVNNSTIKEADRTTGQQTASRLTGLANSIPEVNDATAVVLGKYAIVGIDIDQDIERSQVGTIKYSVGETLKHDPNGANAIVVADPDLNERIREVAKDIKDGKPVTGILNELADITSRVIPEVPGDILTPTPSKTIEREKNKLDDKTERKELDEEQNDQSNHYKE